From Mucilaginibacter rubeus, a single genomic window includes:
- a CDS encoding aspartate carbamoyltransferase catalytic subunit, producing the protein MAGLSTRHLLGIKDLNRADIELIFETADTFKSVLNRPIKKVPSLRDVTIANIFFENSTRTRLSFELAEKRLSADVINFAASSSSVSKGETLIDTVNNILAMKVDMVVMRHPYAGAGIFLSKHVKAQIVNAGDGAHEHPTQALLDAFSIREKYGDVAGKKVVIVGDILHSRVALSNILCLKQLGAEVMVCGPTTLIPKYIGSLGVKVEHNLIKALNWCDVANMLRIQLERQDIKYFPSLREYTMLFGLNKTILDSLDKEITVMHPGPINRGVEITSDVADSKQSIILDQVENGVAVRMAVLYLLAGQTPTI; encoded by the coding sequence ATGGCAGGACTGAGCACACGACACTTATTGGGTATAAAAGATTTGAACCGGGCAGATATTGAGTTGATATTTGAAACTGCCGATACCTTTAAATCTGTTTTAAACCGACCGATCAAGAAAGTGCCGTCATTACGGGATGTTACCATTGCCAATATCTTCTTTGAAAACTCAACCCGTACCCGTTTATCATTTGAGCTGGCCGAAAAAAGGCTTTCGGCCGATGTAATCAACTTCGCGGCCTCATCGTCATCTGTAAGCAAAGGCGAAACACTGATTGATACGGTGAACAACATTCTGGCCATGAAAGTTGATATGGTAGTGATGCGCCACCCTTATGCCGGTGCGGGGATCTTCCTTTCTAAACACGTAAAAGCACAGATTGTAAACGCAGGTGATGGTGCACACGAGCATCCTACCCAGGCCCTGCTTGACGCCTTTTCTATCCGTGAGAAATACGGTGATGTGGCTGGCAAAAAAGTGGTGATAGTGGGTGATATCCTGCATTCACGCGTTGCGCTTTCAAACATTTTGTGCCTTAAACAACTTGGCGCGGAGGTAATGGTTTGCGGACCAACTACATTGATCCCTAAATACATTGGTTCACTGGGTGTAAAAGTTGAGCACAACCTCATTAAAGCCCTTAACTGGTGCGATGTGGCCAATATGCTCCGCATTCAGCTGGAACGTCAGGACATTAAATATTTCCCTTCACTAAGGGAATACACCATGCTTTTCGGCCTCAATAAAACCATACTCGATTCGTTGGATAAAGAGATCACCGTTATGCACCCAGGGCCTATCAACCGTGGCGTGGAGATTACAAGCGATGTAGCCGACAGCAAACAATCCATTATTCTGGATCAGGTAGAAAACGGTGTTGCCGTACGTATGGCAGTACTTTACCTGCTGGCCGGTCAAACACCAACTATATAA
- a CDS encoding serine hydrolase domain-containing protein encodes MKLRFCFILLFFIPGITFAQSHQQFKTDSVFVLVKKFFNTKQADSIYTLTGANFRHAVSAGQFRSLSEQQLFPLNAIKGSSVISFVNNKVSTYKLVFQSVTLQLLMSLDASNKIELFLFQPYKDITADKTVQMPTSNKLLTAADKQVDEIARPYIQKANTVGLSIGIFKDGQISVYNYGETARGNNQLPTANTLFEIGSITKTFTATLLAYYVNEGKVKLTDPITKYLPDSVKTNTALNAVTLQTLSNHTSGLARIPENLQFDSTSAANPYKSYNKPLLYSYLKTCKLNSKPGEQYAYSNLGVGLLGTILSQISGKTFDQMVQEVICAPLGMKNTVQHLSALQMPHFTKVYSQYGDATVAWDFDALAACGALHSTINDLLIYAKANMTNGTDKLSKAFELTHQLTYSKDAKIALGWHIILVDGVDYIFHNGGTYGSSSFLAFNADKKLAVVVLSNAAESTDAVGTGIIKKLQAENK; translated from the coding sequence ATGAAACTCAGGTTCTGTTTTATCTTACTTTTCTTTATCCCGGGCATAACTTTCGCACAAAGTCATCAGCAGTTTAAAACCGATTCGGTGTTTGTACTGGTGAAAAAGTTTTTCAATACCAAGCAGGCCGATTCCATTTATACTTTAACCGGGGCAAATTTCAGGCATGCAGTAAGCGCGGGCCAGTTCCGCAGCCTTAGTGAACAGCAATTGTTTCCTTTGAATGCAATCAAGGGTTCAAGCGTGATCAGCTTTGTTAATAACAAAGTAAGCACGTACAAACTGGTATTTCAATCGGTGACGCTACAGCTGCTCATGAGCCTCGATGCAAGTAATAAGATAGAGCTTTTCCTCTTCCAACCCTACAAAGACATCACTGCCGATAAGACCGTACAAATGCCAACATCAAATAAATTGCTTACCGCTGCAGATAAACAGGTTGATGAAATTGCGCGCCCTTACATTCAAAAAGCTAATACGGTTGGCCTAAGTATAGGTATATTTAAAGATGGCCAGATCAGCGTTTACAATTATGGCGAAACGGCACGCGGCAACAACCAGCTCCCAACTGCTAATACGCTCTTTGAGATCGGCTCCATCACCAAAACATTTACAGCCACTCTCCTGGCATACTATGTTAACGAAGGTAAAGTGAAACTGACCGACCCTATTACCAAATATTTGCCCGATTCGGTAAAAACCAATACCGCGTTAAATGCCGTAACACTGCAAACTTTAAGTAACCATACATCCGGTTTGGCCCGCATCCCTGAAAACCTTCAGTTTGACTCGACCAGTGCGGCAAATCCTTATAAAAGTTATAATAAGCCACTATTATACAGCTATCTGAAAACCTGTAAACTCAACAGCAAACCGGGAGAGCAATACGCATATTCCAACTTAGGCGTAGGTTTATTAGGGACGATATTATCGCAGATAAGCGGCAAAACATTTGATCAAATGGTTCAGGAAGTAATTTGCGCGCCTTTAGGTATGAAAAATACTGTACAGCATTTAAGCGCTTTACAAATGCCCCATTTTACCAAAGTATACAGCCAGTATGGCGATGCTACAGTTGCCTGGGATTTTGACGCTCTTGCCGCCTGCGGAGCCCTGCATTCAACAATAAATGATTTGTTGATATACGCAAAAGCCAACATGACAAATGGCACAGATAAGCTATCAAAGGCTTTTGAACTTACACATCAACTCACTTACAGCAAGGACGCGAAAATAGCCCTCGGCTGGCACATCATTCTGGTTGATGGCGTAGATTACATTTTTCACAATGGCGGCACTTATGGCAGCAGCAGTTTCCTGGCTTTTAATGCTGATAAGAAACTTGCAGTGGTTGTACTATCCAATGCAGCCGAAAGTACGGATGCTGTGGGGACAGGGATTATTAAGAAGTTGCAGGCAGAAAATAAATAG
- a CDS encoding efflux RND transporter periplasmic adaptor subunit gives MNKLKNKSILLLAVLAMAVSSLSACHSDDNEKKEQQEEEQQQAAVETPTVQLVPVTKGRLSSVITIPGELIPYQQVDLYAKTNSYVKKLLVDIGSEVKQGQLLAVLEAPEINSQLASAQSRIKQYEAVYFASKATYDRLVSTSKTPGTVSQNDLEQAEAKKNADQANVDAAKSGLKEVSANLAYLEIRAPFDGVITSRNVNLGAYVGPGGKTTDPLFTVQDQNRMRLVVSVPEIYTGALSNKSEVNFTVRALPSEKFTAQVKRIAGALDEKLRAERLEMDVYNKSKKLIPHMFAEVSVPLPDGDSTYVVPKSAVATSTEKVFVIKVVDHKAVWVDVKKGLTNGDSVEIFGGDLKADDKLVKSASDEIRNGSTLKY, from the coding sequence ATGAATAAGCTAAAAAATAAATCAATATTACTGCTTGCTGTTTTAGCTATGGCAGTAAGCTCCCTGAGTGCCTGCCACTCAGATGATAACGAAAAAAAGGAGCAGCAGGAAGAGGAACAACAGCAGGCCGCTGTTGAAACCCCAACCGTACAATTAGTACCGGTAACTAAAGGCAGGTTAAGCAGCGTCATCACTATTCCGGGTGAGCTGATCCCTTACCAACAGGTTGACCTGTATGCCAAAACCAACAGCTACGTTAAAAAGCTTTTGGTTGATATCGGTTCGGAAGTTAAACAAGGCCAGCTATTGGCTGTGCTTGAAGCGCCTGAAATTAACTCGCAATTGGCATCGGCCCAATCACGTATTAAGCAATATGAGGCTGTTTACTTTGCCAGTAAAGCTACTTACGACAGGTTGGTAAGCACCAGCAAAACTCCGGGTACGGTTTCTCAAAACGATCTGGAGCAGGCGGAAGCTAAAAAGAATGCCGATCAGGCTAATGTTGATGCCGCTAAATCTGGCTTGAAAGAAGTATCAGCTAATCTGGCTTACCTGGAGATCCGTGCACCATTTGATGGCGTGATCACCAGCCGTAACGTTAACCTGGGCGCCTATGTTGGTCCGGGTGGTAAAACTACTGATCCGTTGTTTACAGTACAGGATCAAAACAGGATGCGTTTAGTGGTATCTGTACCGGAAATTTATACCGGCGCGCTAAGCAACAAAAGCGAAGTTAATTTTACCGTAAGGGCATTACCAAGCGAAAAGTTTACCGCCCAGGTAAAACGTATAGCAGGCGCGCTTGATGAAAAATTACGTGCAGAACGCCTGGAGATGGACGTTTACAACAAAAGCAAAAAACTGATCCCGCATATGTTTGCCGAAGTGAGTGTTCCACTACCTGATGGCGACAGTACTTACGTAGTGCCTAAATCAGCAGTAGCAACTTCAACCGAAAAGGTTTTTGTTATCAAGGTTGTTGACCATAAAGCTGTTTGGGTTGATGTTAAGAAAGGCCTCACCAACGGCGATAGCGTCGAGATCTTCGGTGGCGACCTTAAAGCCGATGATAAATTGGTAAAATCAGCATCAGACGAGATCAGAAACGGATCGACCCTGAAATATTAA